In one window of Erythrolamprus reginae isolate rEryReg1 chromosome 1, rEryReg1.hap1, whole genome shotgun sequence DNA:
- the HDAC2 gene encoding histone deacetylase 2: MAYSQGGGKKKVCYYYDGDIGNYYYGQGHPMKPHRIRMTHNLLLNYGLYRKMEIYRPHKATAEEMTKYHSDEYIKFLRSIRPDNMSEYSKQMQRFNVGEDCPVFDGLFEFCQLSTGGSVAGAVKLNRQQTDMAVNWAGGLHHAKKSEASGFCYVNDIVLAILELLKYHQRVLYIDIDIHHGDGVEEAFYTTDRVMTVSFHKYGEYFPGTGDLRDIGAGKGKYYAVNFPMRDGIDDESYGQIFKPIISKVMEMYQPSAVVLQCGADSLSGDRLGCFNLTVKGHAKCVEVVKTFNLPLLMLGGGGYTIRNVARCWTYETAVALDCEIPNELPYNDYFEYFGPDFKLHISPSNMTNQNTPEYMEKIKQRLFENLRMLPHAPGVQMQAIPEDAVHEDSGDEDGEDPDKRISIRASDKRIACDEEFSDSEDEGEGGRRNVTDHKKGAKKARLEEDKKEAEDKKADIKEEDKSKDNSNEKVDTKGTKSEQLNNP, encoded by the exons ATGGCGTATAGTCAGGGAGGCGGCAAGAAGAAAGTCTGTTACTACTATGACG GTGACATTGGAAACTATTATTATGGCCAGGGACACCCAATGAAACCTCACAGAATCCGTATGACACATAATTTATTGTTAAATTATGGCTTGTACAGAAAAATGGAAATCTAT CGCCCCCACAAAGCTACAGCAGAAGAAATGACTAAATATCACAGCGATGAATACATCAAATTTCTTCGTTCAATAAGACCTGACAATATGTCTGAATACAGCAAACAAATGCAGAGAT TTAATGTTGGGGAAGATTGTCCTGTATTTGATGGACTGTTTGAGTTCTGTCAGCTGTCAACAGGAGGCTCTGTAG CTGGAGCAGTAAAATTGAATCGACAACAAACCGATATGGCTGTTAATTGGGCAGGAGGACTTCATCATGCTAAGAAATCAGAGGCATCTGGTTTCTGTTATGTCAATGATATTGTGCTTGCCATTCTTGAATTACTGAA ATATCATCAAAGGGTTCTTTACATTGATATTGATATCCATCATGGGGATGGTGTTGAAGAAGCTTTTTATACCACAGATCGAGTTATGACAGTATCATTCCATAAATATGGTGAATATTTCCCTGGAACAGGAGATTTAAGG GACATTGGAGCAGGAAAAGGCAAATACTATGCGGTTAACTTTCCAATGAGAGATGGAATAGATGACGAGTCATATGGACAAATATTTAAACCA ATTATATCTAAAGTGATGGAAATGTACCAACCTAGTGCAGTAGTATTGCAGTGTGGGGCCGATTCACTGTCTGGTGATCGACTGGGATGTTTTAATCTTACGGTTAAAG GTCATGCCAAATGTGTGGAAGTTGTAAAGACTTTCAACTTGCCTCTTTTGATGCTTGGAGGAGGTGGATATACCATACGCAATGTTGCTCGATGTTGGACATATGAGACTGCCGTTGCCTTAGACTGCGAAATTCCTAAtg AATTGCCATATAATGATTACTTTGAATACTTTGGACCAGATTTCAAACTGCATATAAGCCCATCAAACATGACAAATCAGAACACTCCAGAATATATGGAAAAGATTAA GCAGCGTTTATTTGAGAACTTACGCATGCTGCCCCATGCTCCAGGTGTACAGATGCAAGCTATTCCTGAAGATGCTGTTCATGAAGACAGTGGTGATGAAGATGGTGAAGATCCAGACAAACGTATTTCTA TTCGTGCTTCTGATAAGAGGATAGCCTGTGACGAAGAATTTTCTGATTCTGAAGACGAAGGAGAAGGTGGACGCAGAAATGTCACAGATCATAAGAAAGGAGCAAAGAAAGCACGCTTAGAAGAAGACAAGAAAGAGGCAGAGGACAAAAAAGCAG ATATTAAAGAAGAAGACAAATCTAAAGATAACAGTAATGAGAAAGTAGATACCAAAGG CACAAAATCAGAACAGCTAAATAATCCTTGA